A stretch of [Clostridium] scindens DNA encodes these proteins:
- a CDS encoding NAD(P)/FAD-dependent oxidoreductase, with product MIRINQLKLNIKHSEADLKEKILKVLRISEDSLLSYEIKKQSLDARRKPELFYVYAVDVKVKNVSSVKKRVRNQNVQFKDKPLSYQIQADGTEVLNHRPVVIGTGPAGLFCGYQLAVLGYRPILLERGACVEERMQAVERFWATGELDQNCNVQFGEGGAGTFSDGKLNTLVHDSNGRSQKVLELFVEYGAPKEILHQHKPHIGTDVLSRVVKNIREAILSYGGEVRFLTQVTDILSEPAGKGRRLTALQVYDHAAGKEDTIKTDIAVLAIGHSARDTFSMLLKNEIPMEAKSFAVGVRMEHPQAMIDEFQYGMKNDGTLPPASYKLTENLACGRGVYTFCMCPGGYVVNASSEPGRLAVNGMSYHDRDGLNANSAVIVTVTPQDYGGTGVLAGMEFQRRLEEAAYRLGKGRIPVQLFEDFCKNRPSKGPGDILPQMKGAYAWSNVREIFPPELSLALEEGIRSFDRKIKGYSRPDALVSGVESRTSSPVRISRDESMQSTLFGLYPCGEGAGYAGGITSAAMDGLKTAEAIVKKYQSFDKLPKGLRNF from the coding sequence ATGATTCGGATCAATCAGTTAAAGTTAAATATCAAGCATTCAGAGGCGGATCTCAAGGAGAAGATCTTAAAGGTTCTCCGTATCAGCGAAGATTCGCTTCTTTCTTATGAAATAAAAAAACAGTCCCTGGATGCGAGGAGGAAGCCGGAACTTTTCTATGTATATGCCGTGGACGTAAAGGTGAAGAATGTATCATCCGTCAAGAAAAGAGTGCGCAATCAGAATGTGCAGTTTAAGGACAAGCCCCTGTCTTACCAGATTCAGGCGGATGGAACCGAAGTCCTGAATCACCGCCCGGTTGTCATCGGAACCGGGCCGGCAGGGCTCTTCTGCGGCTACCAGCTGGCGGTCTTAGGCTACCGGCCTATTCTCCTGGAGCGAGGGGCCTGCGTAGAAGAACGGATGCAGGCGGTAGAGCGATTCTGGGCTACCGGAGAACTGGATCAGAATTGCAACGTCCAGTTCGGGGAAGGGGGCGCAGGAACTTTCTCCGACGGGAAGCTCAATACCCTGGTTCATGATTCTAACGGACGCAGCCAGAAAGTTCTGGAACTCTTCGTGGAATATGGCGCGCCAAAGGAGATTCTGCACCAGCATAAGCCTCACATCGGTACGGATGTGCTCTCCCGTGTGGTAAAGAACATCCGGGAGGCCATCCTTTCCTATGGAGGGGAGGTGCGCTTCCTCACCCAGGTTACGGACATCCTGTCAGAACCTGCCGGGAAGGGCCGCCGCCTTACCGCCCTGCAGGTCTATGATCATGCAGCCGGGAAGGAAGATACCATTAAGACGGATATCGCCGTACTTGCCATAGGGCACAGCGCCAGGGATACCTTTTCCATGCTGCTTAAAAACGAGATCCCTATGGAAGCCAAATCCTTTGCCGTAGGCGTTCGGATGGAGCATCCCCAGGCTATGATTGACGAATTCCAGTATGGAATGAAAAACGACGGCACCCTGCCTCCGGCTTCCTATAAGCTGACGGAGAATCTGGCATGCGGGAGGGGCGTATATACCTTCTGCATGTGCCCAGGAGGCTATGTGGTCAATGCTTCTTCCGAGCCCGGTCGCCTGGCAGTCAACGGCATGAGCTACCATGACCGGGACGGATTAAATGCCAACAGCGCCGTGATCGTAACCGTGACGCCACAGGATTATGGCGGGACGGGCGTGCTGGCAGGCATGGAGTTCCAGCGCAGGCTGGAGGAAGCGGCTTACCGTTTAGGTAAGGGCAGGATCCCTGTACAGCTGTTTGAAGATTTTTGCAAGAACAGGCCATCCAAAGGCCCGGGAGACATTCTTCCACAAATGAAGGGGGCCTATGCCTGGAGCAACGTCAGAGAGATATTCCCGCCGGAACTATCCCTGGCTTTGGAAGAGGGAATCCGGTCGTTTGACCGTAAGATAAAGGGATATTCCCGCCCTGACGCTCTGGTGTCAGGAGTGGAGAGTCGGACTTCCTCCCCGGTTCGCATCAGTCGGGATGAATCGATGCAGAGCACGCTTTTCGGACTCTATCCATGCGGGGAAGGAGCGGGCTATGCAGGCGGTATTACATCAGCCGCCATGGATGGACTAAAAACGGCAGAAGCCATCGTCAAAAAATACCAATCTTTCGACAAACTACCGAAAGGCTTAAGAAATTTTTAA